Proteins from a genomic interval of Staphylococcus debuckii:
- a CDS encoding Rrf2 family transcriptional regulator codes for MRVSTQFPIAVHALIMIAYFSDIRVTSEMVAESVGKNPVIIRNVYKKLKDADLLAVQRGVGTTELVRPADEINLWDVYKAVETEQIDEIFKFPDTFSGICPVGSSIRELLTLHLQEAFDALKKELSKTTIEELRFEIEAHREKAIDFPAIVHWYKNHGFDSGFEDLETLEKLEK; via the coding sequence ATGCGTGTGAGTACTCAATTTCCTATTGCTGTTCATGCGTTAATCATGATTGCATACTTTTCAGATATACGTGTAACGAGTGAAATGGTAGCAGAAAGTGTCGGCAAAAATCCCGTAATCATCAGAAATGTTTACAAGAAGTTGAAAGATGCTGATTTATTAGCCGTTCAGCGTGGCGTTGGCACTACAGAACTGGTGCGTCCAGCAGATGAAATTAACTTGTGGGATGTTTATAAAGCCGTGGAAACAGAACAAATTGATGAAATCTTTAAATTTCCAGATACTTTCTCCGGCATTTGCCCAGTGGGGAGTTCGATACGTGAATTATTGACGTTGCATTTGCAAGAAGCCTTTGATGCATTGAAAAAAGAATTGTCAAAGACAACTATTGAAGAATTGCGCTTTGAAATAGAGGCACATCGTGAAAAAGCAATCGACTTTCCAGCTATTGTGCACTGGTATAAAAATCATGGCTTTGATAGCGGATTTGAAGATTTGGAGACGCTTGAAAAACTGGAAAAATAA
- a CDS encoding xylulokinase translates to MSNNIETTRQMIKDGGLSIGIEFGSTRIKTVAIDKDCQTIATGSFEWENQFLNGYWTYSINDVWVGLQKSYREMADKIKNDFNTTIRRVKSLGISGMMHGYLAFDEKDDLLVPFRTWRNNNANEAAGILSQAFGVNIPERWSIAQLFQSALEDAPHTSQVRYMTTLSGFVHWYLTDERVLGVGDASGMFPIDPETGSFREDLLDQFNTLFKEKGFNQDVHQLLPRVLSAGENAGYLTAEGARLIDSANELEAGAPLCAPEGDAATGMVATNSVAPRTGNVSAGTSIFSMIVLDHPLKRVYPEVDLVTTPAGHEVAMIHANNCTSDINAWIDLFAEVLDAMGATYTKDELFTRMFETALTGDPDLGRLLSYGYVSGEFITDVPKGFPMLIRDVDSKFNLANVMKTHIFSAFSTLKIGIDLLKRNEGMEIENMVGHGGIFKTERVAQSFLAAALESPVSVMKTASEGGAWGIAVLARYLIDVQPDLTLADYLQKKAFGEGAALIIAPKPEDVESFREYITKFEAGLPVERSANDYLN, encoded by the coding sequence ATGTCGAATAATATTGAAACAACAAGACAGATGATTAAAGATGGCGGTTTATCTATCGGTATCGAGTTTGGTTCAACACGTATTAAGACCGTAGCGATAGATAAAGATTGCCAAACGATTGCTACTGGTTCATTTGAGTGGGAGAACCAATTTTTAAACGGTTATTGGACGTATTCTATCAATGATGTTTGGGTCGGTTTGCAAAAGAGTTATCGCGAAATGGCAGACAAAATAAAAAATGATTTCAATACGACAATTCGCCGCGTGAAATCATTAGGAATCAGTGGAATGATGCATGGTTATTTAGCGTTTGATGAAAAAGATGATTTATTAGTGCCGTTTCGAACATGGCGCAATAATAATGCTAATGAAGCGGCTGGTATCTTAAGTCAAGCATTCGGTGTGAATATTCCAGAACGTTGGAGCATCGCACAACTTTTCCAATCAGCTTTAGAAGATGCTCCGCATACCTCTCAAGTACGCTACATGACTACATTATCAGGTTTTGTTCATTGGTATTTAACAGATGAACGCGTATTAGGAGTTGGAGATGCCTCTGGAATGTTTCCAATCGATCCAGAAACTGGGAGTTTTCGCGAAGATTTATTAGATCAATTTAATACACTTTTTAAAGAAAAAGGATTTAACCAAGATGTTCACCAATTATTGCCTCGTGTCCTGAGCGCCGGCGAAAATGCAGGTTACTTAACAGCAGAAGGTGCGCGATTGATTGATTCAGCAAATGAATTAGAAGCAGGCGCCCCTTTATGTGCACCTGAAGGCGATGCAGCCACAGGTATGGTTGCCACAAATAGTGTAGCACCGCGTACAGGCAACGTTTCAGCTGGAACAAGTATATTTTCAATGATCGTCTTAGATCATCCATTGAAACGTGTTTATCCAGAAGTAGATTTAGTTACAACGCCAGCAGGACATGAAGTGGCGATGATACATGCCAATAATTGCACGTCAGATATTAATGCATGGATAGATTTATTCGCAGAAGTATTAGATGCAATGGGTGCTACTTACACTAAAGACGAATTATTCACACGCATGTTTGAAACAGCATTAACCGGTGACCCTGATTTAGGACGCTTACTATCATACGGTTACGTCTCGGGAGAATTCATTACCGACGTACCCAAAGGATTTCCAATGCTGATTAGAGACGTAGACAGTAAATTCAACTTAGCTAATGTGATGAAGACCCACATTTTCAGCGCCTTCAGCACATTGAAAATCGGAATCGATTTATTGAAACGCAATGAAGGAATGGAAATTGAAAACATGGTTGGTCATGGTGGCATCTTTAAAACAGAACGCGTGGCACAAAGCTTCCTAGCTGCTGCTTTAGAGAGCCCCGTCAGTGTCATGAAGACAGCAAGCGAAGGCGGTGCCTGGGGTATTGCAGTGTTGGCGCGCTATTTGATAGATGTCCAACCCGACTTGACATTAGCAGACTACTTGCAAAAGAAAGCTTTTGGAGAGGGAGCTGCTTTAATAATCGCCCCTAAACCAGAAGATGTAGAAAGCTTCCGAGAGTATATCACGAAATTTGAAGCGGGACTGCCAGTAGAACGCAGTGCAAATGACTATTTGAATTAA
- a CDS encoding NAD-dependent epimerase/dehydratase family protein, giving the protein MSNNVIIVGGNGFVGRELTMQWANRFPEAEIYITSRGDRKEIQGAHVHHVQVDVNDAQSFENALHGDEADYIVTLTYGSQDAVTTVRDFAEKHQLKAIGNVGIVNFGIPEMADFVTMKKGELKTLQEGSVRVANYDATVIWNKYRHDEIGKGIKNGEYDEMPPVSVEVVAEQLIDRITKAWKA; this is encoded by the coding sequence ATGAGTAATAATGTTATTATCGTAGGTGGAAATGGTTTCGTAGGTCGAGAATTGACGATGCAATGGGCTAACAGATTCCCAGAAGCTGAAATTTACATTACGAGCCGCGGCGATAGAAAAGAAATTCAAGGTGCTCACGTTCATCATGTACAAGTCGATGTTAATGATGCGCAAAGTTTCGAGAATGCGTTGCATGGTGATGAAGCGGACTATATTGTTACGCTCACTTATGGCAGTCAAGACGCTGTAACTACTGTGCGTGATTTTGCGGAAAAACATCAGTTAAAAGCAATCGGTAATGTCGGTATCGTTAACTTCGGTATTCCTGAGATGGCAGACTTTGTAACTATGAAAAAAGGAGAATTGAAAACCTTGCAAGAAGGCTCAGTACGCGTGGCCAACTATGATGCTACAGTCATTTGGAATAAATATCGTCATGATGAAATCGGCAAAGGTATTAAAAATGGAGAATATGATGAGATGCCTCCTGTGAGCGTAGAAGTTGTAGCCGAGCAATTGATAGATCGCATTACAAAAGCTTGGAAAGCTTAG
- a CDS encoding ABC transporter ATP-binding protein — protein MAELVAELKHARKVFGKQVVLEDIALELEKGQILGLIGPSGSGKTTAIKCLLGMEKLDAGEALVYGKRMPNRKVLNHIGYMGQELALYENLSAKENLKFFGNLKGLAGDKLDSEIDAYMKLVDLEGKLKDIINTFSGGMKRRLSLAITLLAHPDLLILDEPTVGIDPSLRQSIWRELRQLSEAGQTILMTTHVMDEAERCDKVGLLVDGHIFALGTPAELKQRFNADSIEAVFLKAEEAKDNEI, from the coding sequence ATGGCTGAGTTAGTGGCGGAGTTGAAGCATGCGCGTAAGGTGTTCGGCAAGCAGGTGGTGCTGGAGGATATTGCGCTGGAGTTGGAGAAGGGGCAGATTCTGGGGCTGATTGGTCCGAGCGGTTCTGGAAAGACGACGGCGATTAAGTGTCTGCTGGGCATGGAGAAATTGGATGCTGGTGAGGCGCTGGTTTATGGCAAGCGTATGCCGAATCGCAAGGTGCTGAATCATATTGGTTATATGGGGCAAGAACTGGCGCTGTATGAAAATTTGAGTGCGAAAGAGAATTTGAAGTTCTTCGGTAATTTGAAAGGATTGGCTGGAGATAAGTTGGATTCGGAAATTGACGCCTATATGAAATTGGTGGATTTGGAAGGAAAGTTGAAGGATATTATCAATACCTTTTCAGGCGGTATGAAGCGACGACTTTCGCTGGCCATTACATTGTTGGCGCATCCCGATTTGCTGATATTGGATGAACCGACTGTAGGGATTGATCCGAGTTTGCGACAATCGATTTGGCGAGAGTTGCGACAATTGTCCGAAGCGGGCCAGACCATTTTGATGACTACGCATGTGATGGATGAGGCCGAACGCTGTGACAAGGTTGGATTGCTGGTAGATGGTCACATCTTTGCACTGGGCACACCGGCAGAGTTGAAGCAACGTTTCAATGCGGACAGTATTGAAGCAGTATTCCTGAAAGCAGAGGAGGCGAAGGATAATGAGATTTAA
- a CDS encoding YSIRK-type signal peptide-containing protein (The YSIRK form of extended signal peptide directs nascent proteins to the cross-wall site, while signal peptides lacking YSIRK direct proteins instead to the cell pole. A large fraction of YSIRK proteins are surface proteins anchored by sortase-mediated processing of a C-terminal LPXTG motif.) — protein sequence MKNKQRFSLRKLSAGFASVSIGALVFVSDAHVANAEDTPTKSQSEQTQKANDKDAQAVNAQVELAKKVGAEQEAKENAQNVQKQAELAQKVAVEQATNAQVENAKNVAKEQVKNAQTELDQLTHLSKAKKNAYKAQINKADVANIPGIVQNAKAEDYQVGVAQNVANEQAQIENAQKVAAEQVQKAQTEVNALSSISKETKAVYNNKIAAAAIADIPAIVKDAKAVNAQVELAQKAGAEQAQVENAKKVAAEQVKKGQAEIKQLTHLSKKQKDAFNNKIAAAAVADIPAIVKEAKDLDAKQATKKEKKGAKKIPENKVTTGQLKTGNPKQNKKEHGTTRHHKSTEHDQTSDTHTSTPHTKVITGQTEDQNASKVTKDEIKNQLKVKHNKKQLPETGEQDQVLFGMLAGSLFASAGTLFLLQARRKENK from the coding sequence ATGAAGAATAAACAACGCTTTTCACTTAGAAAATTATCAGCAGGATTCGCTTCAGTTTCAATAGGAGCATTAGTATTCGTAAGCGATGCTCACGTAGCAAATGCAGAAGATACTCCTACCAAATCTCAATCAGAACAAACTCAAAAAGCTAATGATAAAGACGCCCAAGCAGTCAATGCGCAAGTTGAACTTGCTAAAAAAGTTGGCGCTGAACAAGAAGCAAAAGAAAATGCGCAAAACGTTCAAAAACAAGCTGAATTAGCTCAAAAGGTTGCGGTTGAGCAGGCAACTAATGCTCAAGTTGAAAATGCTAAGAACGTTGCAAAAGAACAAGTTAAAAATGCTCAAACTGAATTAGATCAATTAACTCATTTATCTAAAGCTAAAAAAAATGCTTACAAAGCACAAATCAACAAAGCTGACGTAGCTAATATTCCTGGCATTGTTCAAAATGCTAAAGCTGAAGACTATCAAGTCGGTGTTGCACAAAATGTTGCTAATGAACAAGCTCAAATAGAGAATGCTCAAAAAGTTGCAGCCGAACAAGTTCAAAAAGCACAAACAGAAGTAAATGCATTATCTAGTATTTCTAAAGAAACTAAAGCGGTTTACAATAATAAAATTGCAGCAGCTGCTATAGCTGACATTCCTGCAATTGTTAAAGATGCTAAAGCGGTTAACGCTCAAGTCGAATTAGCTCAAAAAGCGGGTGCTGAACAAGCACAAGTTGAAAACGCTAAGAAGGTTGCAGCTGAACAAGTTAAAAAAGGCCAAGCTGAAATTAAGCAATTAACTCACCTTTCTAAAAAGCAAAAAGACGCGTTTAATAATAAAATTGCAGCAGCTGCTGTAGCTGACATTCCAGCTATTGTTAAAGAAGCTAAAGATTTAGATGCTAAACAAGCAACTAAAAAAGAGAAAAAAGGTGCTAAAAAAATACCTGAAAATAAAGTTACAACAGGACAATTAAAGACTGGCAATCCTAAACAAAATAAAAAGGAACATGGAACTACTAGACACCACAAAAGCACTGAGCATGATCAAACTTCTGACACTCATACTTCAACACCGCATACTAAAGTAATAACTGGCCAAACTGAAGATCAAAATGCATCTAAAGTTACTAAAGACGAAATCAAAAATCAACTAAAAGTTAAACATAATAAAAAACAACTGCCAGAAACTGGTGAACAAGATCAAGTATTATTCGGAATGCTTGCTGGCTCATTATTTGCAAGTGCTGGTACCTTATTCCTTCTTCAAGCACGTCGTAAAGAAAACAAATAA
- a CDS encoding glycosyltransferase, protein MSKVRMLIPCFNEEDVINYTYKELTKVLAADSELHHYDYDLLFVDDGSKDRTIDMIKEYSQQDEKVKYISFSRNFGKEAAMFAGLENSQDVDAVIILDGDLQHPPELIPQMIEKYMENDTDQVIAKRNRDGEKASRKLMTKCYYKLINRFVDVPIEDGVGDFRLLSQRAVRSLVELDEVQRFSKGLFSWVGYPTETLEYNNQERAAGDSKWSFFKLLDYGVDGVISFNNKPLRTILYFGMAIFGISIIYLLVNFVMILMNGVDSPGYFSTIFAVLFLGSIQLISIGVIGEYIGRIYYEVKNRPKYLQQDTNLNDKASSRDKVASIQSSNREYRDNSKVEPLHHAMRKPEEHVPYQANREDREELEKEEKVNQARRIKEMNL, encoded by the coding sequence ATGAGTAAAGTTAGAATGTTAATCCCATGTTTCAACGAAGAGGATGTTATTAATTACACGTATAAAGAGCTGACAAAAGTTTTAGCTGCAGATTCTGAACTCCATCATTACGATTATGACTTGCTCTTCGTAGATGACGGAAGCAAGGATCGCACAATCGATATGATAAAAGAATATAGTCAGCAAGATGAAAAGGTAAAATATATCTCATTCAGCCGTAACTTCGGTAAAGAAGCGGCCATGTTTGCAGGGTTAGAAAATAGCCAAGACGTAGATGCTGTGATAATTTTAGACGGTGATTTACAACATCCGCCTGAACTAATTCCGCAAATGATTGAAAAATATATGGAAAATGACACAGACCAAGTCATTGCAAAACGAAATCGTGATGGGGAAAAAGCTTCACGTAAATTAATGACGAAATGCTATTATAAATTGATCAACCGCTTTGTTGATGTCCCTATTGAAGACGGTGTAGGCGACTTCAGATTACTGAGTCAACGTGCAGTGCGTTCTTTAGTGGAATTAGATGAAGTTCAACGTTTCTCTAAAGGTCTTTTTTCATGGGTTGGTTACCCGACTGAAACGCTTGAATATAACAATCAAGAACGTGCGGCTGGAGATTCGAAGTGGTCTTTCTTTAAACTATTAGATTATGGCGTTGATGGCGTGATTTCATTTAATAATAAACCGCTACGTACTATTTTGTATTTCGGCATGGCCATTTTCGGTATCAGTATTATTTATCTATTGGTAAACTTTGTGATGATACTGATGAATGGTGTCGATTCACCAGGTTATTTCTCCACGATATTTGCTGTGCTGTTCCTAGGCAGTATCCAATTGATTTCCATTGGTGTCATCGGTGAATATATCGGCCGTATTTATTATGAAGTGAAGAATCGTCCTAAGTATTTGCAACAAGACACTAATTTGAACGATAAGGCATCGAGCAGAGATAAGGTTGCGAGTATTCAATCATCGAATCGTGAATACCGCGATAATAGCAAGGTTGAGCCTTTGCATCACGCAATGCGTAAACCTGAAGAACATGTGCCATACCAAGCTAATCGTGAAGATCGCGAAGAATTGGAAAAAGAAGAGAAGGTTAACCAAGCGCGTCGTATTAAAGAAATGAATCTCTAA
- a CDS encoding ABC transporter permease, with protein MRFKAILVRVITDLFRDKRTLALMFIVPLLILTIMYFLFNSDTDEHLKVGFADNVPNRIVKALPDDKADTSKYQDVDSIQSLIEKKDLDAFVAKKGNQLEVTYTNEDPSKTNAVKQMLNGALQKTKMQSVMTQVDKMKSQMEKMPGAAGKNGMQVSDKGISLKAHYLYGDADSTYFDKMFPILMGFFVFLFVFLISGIALLRERTTGTLERVLATSVKRSKIVFGYLVGYGIFAIIQTLIIVLFSVYLLKVEMAGNLGWVLLINILVAFAALAMGLFVSTFANSEFQMLQFIPIVVVPQVLFSGIIPLDNVNRWIASIGYLFPLRYAGNALTEIMVKAEGISHFWLDICILLLFILIFTVLNIVGLKRYRKV; from the coding sequence ATGAGATTTAAAGCGATATTAGTGCGCGTCATTACCGATTTATTCCGCGACAAACGCACACTTGCCCTAATGTTTATCGTCCCTTTGCTGATTCTGACCATCATGTACTTCCTCTTCAACAGCGATACCGACGAACACCTGAAAGTTGGTTTTGCAGACAACGTGCCGAATCGTATCGTCAAAGCCTTGCCGGATGATAAGGCAGACACTTCCAAGTACCAAGATGTCGACTCAATTCAATCCCTTATTGAAAAGAAAGACTTGGATGCGTTCGTGGCGAAAAAAGGAAACCAGCTGGAAGTAACTTACACGAATGAAGATCCGAGCAAAACCAATGCGGTAAAGCAGATGTTAAATGGTGCGTTGCAGAAAACTAAAATGCAAAGTGTCATGACACAAGTAGATAAAATGAAATCGCAAATGGAGAAAATGCCGGGTGCAGCAGGGAAAAATGGCATGCAGGTCTCTGATAAAGGTATATCGTTGAAGGCACATTATTTATATGGGGACGCAGATAGTACATACTTTGATAAAATGTTCCCTATCTTGATGGGATTCTTTGTCTTCTTGTTTGTGTTCTTGATTTCTGGTATTGCACTGCTTAGAGAACGGACAACGGGTACATTGGAGCGTGTATTGGCCACGTCTGTAAAACGGAGCAAGATTGTATTCGGCTATTTAGTGGGATATGGTATTTTCGCGATTATCCAAACATTGATCATCGTGTTGTTCTCGGTGTATTTATTGAAAGTGGAAATGGCCGGTAATCTTGGCTGGGTATTGTTGATTAATATTTTGGTCGCCTTTGCAGCACTGGCGATGGGTTTATTTGTTTCTACATTCGCGAATTCAGAATTCCAAATGCTGCAATTTATACCGATTGTAGTAGTCCCGCAAGTCTTATTCTCCGGCATTATCCCGTTAGATAATGTCAATCGTTGGATTGCAAGTATCGGCTACTTATTCCCATTGCGTTATGCAGGTAATGCGCTCACTGAAATTATGGTGAAAGCAGAAGGTATCAGTCATTTCTGGTTGGATATATGTATTTTATTACTATTCATCCTTATATTTACAGTGTTAAATATTGTAGGATTGAAGCGATATCGAAAAGTTTAA
- a CDS encoding FAD-dependent oxidoreductase: MKYVVVGTSHAGYAAIETLLISDPEAEIEVFESADAPSFLSCGIQSYLEDVAPSLQSLHYADADSLKEQGVNLHLQTTVTDLDTQNKTVTVKKDGNTSEVSYDKLFLSPGAVPNEPPIDGINDYNNVLFMRGEEWAGKIKERMQNAKKAIVVGGGYIGIEAAEAFTKAGIDTTIMDDGDRIIKTYLDKEFTDILEKNVAEHGLKFKGNANVKALKADDNNNVTAVVTDDGEYEADTVLFAVGVKPATKWLDGKVELGKKGIIKINDRLETSEKDVYASGDATLIPFAPINEDRYIALATNSRRQGYVAARNMAGKDMKMPRVSGTSGLALFDYKFGQTGVHETEKDSYDGNLAAKYIEVPVRPKFRQDDTTVHLKIMFDEDSHRILGGQIMSTEDLVESINTLSVAVNAGWTLEELALVDFFFQPDFDRPWNYLNVLAQRALGDDVFPKDKQLF, translated from the coding sequence ATGAAATACGTAGTAGTCGGAACATCACATGCAGGTTATGCTGCAATCGAAACTTTATTAATATCAGACCCAGAGGCCGAAATTGAAGTATTTGAAAGTGCAGATGCACCTTCATTCTTATCTTGCGGTATCCAAAGTTATTTAGAAGATGTCGCACCATCATTACAATCCTTGCATTATGCAGATGCAGACTCATTAAAAGAACAAGGCGTGAACTTGCATCTGCAAACAACGGTAACGGATTTAGATACTCAAAATAAAACTGTGACAGTTAAAAAAGACGGCAACACTTCAGAAGTCTCTTATGATAAATTATTCTTAAGCCCAGGTGCTGTACCAAACGAACCACCAATCGACGGTATCAACGATTACAATAACGTTTTATTTATGCGCGGTGAAGAATGGGCAGGTAAAATCAAAGAACGCATGCAAAATGCGAAGAAAGCCATTGTAGTCGGCGGCGGTTATATCGGTATCGAAGCAGCCGAAGCTTTTACCAAAGCAGGCATCGATACAACAATTATGGATGACGGTGACCGTATCATCAAAACTTATTTAGATAAAGAATTCACAGATATTCTAGAGAAAAACGTTGCCGAACATGGCTTGAAATTCAAAGGCAATGCAAACGTCAAAGCCTTGAAAGCAGACGACAACAATAACGTTACAGCTGTAGTCACAGATGACGGCGAATACGAAGCAGACACAGTATTATTTGCTGTCGGCGTCAAACCTGCAACAAAATGGCTAGACGGCAAAGTCGAACTCGGCAAAAAAGGCATTATCAAAATCAACGATCGCTTAGAAACATCAGAAAAAGACGTCTATGCAAGTGGTGACGCTACACTTATTCCATTCGCACCTATCAACGAAGACCGCTATATCGCACTTGCAACTAACTCTCGTCGCCAAGGTTACGTAGCAGCACGCAACATGGCAGGCAAAGACATGAAGATGCCACGCGTTTCAGGCACATCTGGCCTTGCATTATTCGATTATAAATTCGGCCAAACAGGCGTGCACGAAACAGAAAAAGACAGCTACGACGGCAACCTAGCTGCAAAATATATCGAAGTGCCCGTACGTCCTAAATTCCGTCAAGACGATACAACAGTGCACCTTAAAATCATGTTCGACGAAGATTCACATCGCATCCTAGGCGGACAAATTATGAGTACAGAAGACTTAGTAGAATCCATCAACACGCTGTCAGTAGCAGTCAACGCAGGCTGGACACTCGAAGAACTTGCATTAGTCGACTTCTTCTTCCAACCAGACTTCGACCGACCATGGAACTACTTGAACGTCCTAGCACAACGCGCACTAGGCGATGACGTGTTCCCTAAAGACAAACAACTCTTCTAA
- a CDS encoding aldehyde dehydrogenase family protein, producing the protein MSVNVRDYTQDSYDLFINGEFVPSDSGETLEVTNPATGEVLTKVAKAGEKDVDKAVKAAQTAFDSWGKTPKEERVKLLRKISDKILEQKDRLAMIETLNNGKPIRETSTIDIPLAARHFEYFASVIDTDEGTVNDMSENVMSIVRHEPIGVVGAVVAWNFPMLLAAWKLGPALAAGNTVVIQPSSSTPLSLIELAKIFQEVLPDGVVNVLTGKGSESGNAIFNHEGVDKLSFTGSTDVGYQVAEAAAKRIVPATLELGGKSANIILDDANLDVAVEGIQLGILFNQGEVCSAGSRLLVQEDIYDELIKRLKDVFSHLKVGDPTDENIQMGSQTGEAQMKKIQSYLDFAKDSGADILTGGHRITDGELSKGYFFQPTIILVDNNDNKLAQEEIFGPVLTVIKVKDDDEAIRIANDSEYGLAGGVFSQNINRALNIARAVRTGRMWINTYNQVPEGAPFGGYKKSGIGRETYKGALKNYQQVKNIFIDTSNKPKGLYESGQSDVLDHDDHKF; encoded by the coding sequence ATGAGTGTAAATGTAAGAGATTATACCCAAGATAGTTATGATTTATTTATTAATGGTGAATTTGTACCGAGTGATTCTGGTGAAACACTTGAAGTAACCAATCCTGCAACTGGTGAAGTATTAACGAAAGTAGCGAAAGCAGGAGAGAAGGATGTAGATAAAGCAGTTAAAGCTGCACAAACTGCATTTGACAGCTGGGGTAAAACACCGAAAGAAGAACGTGTTAAATTATTGCGTAAAATCAGTGACAAAATTTTAGAACAAAAAGACCGTCTTGCGATGATTGAAACTTTAAATAATGGTAAACCAATTCGTGAAACATCTACAATTGATATTCCGCTTGCTGCGCGTCACTTTGAATACTTTGCAAGTGTGATTGATACAGATGAAGGTACTGTAAATGATATGAGTGAAAATGTGATGAGTATCGTCCGTCATGAACCTATCGGAGTTGTGGGTGCTGTGGTTGCCTGGAACTTCCCAATGCTATTAGCAGCATGGAAATTAGGACCTGCTTTAGCTGCAGGTAATACAGTGGTAATCCAACCCTCATCATCTACACCGCTAAGCTTGATTGAATTAGCGAAAATCTTCCAAGAAGTATTACCAGATGGTGTGGTCAATGTCTTAACTGGTAAAGGTTCAGAATCAGGTAACGCCATCTTCAATCATGAAGGCGTAGATAAATTATCATTCACTGGTTCTACTGATGTAGGTTATCAAGTTGCTGAAGCTGCAGCCAAACGTATTGTACCGGCTACTTTAGAACTTGGCGGTAAATCAGCCAATATTATCTTAGACGATGCGAATTTAGATGTAGCTGTAGAAGGTATTCAATTAGGTATCTTGTTCAACCAAGGTGAAGTCTGCAGTGCCGGTTCAAGATTATTAGTCCAAGAAGATATCTATGATGAACTCATCAAACGCTTGAAAGATGTCTTCAGTCATCTTAAAGTCGGCGACCCAACTGACGAAAATATTCAAATGGGTTCTCAAACTGGTGAAGCACAAATGAAAAAAATCCAAAGTTATTTAGACTTTGCGAAAGATTCAGGTGCTGACATTTTAACTGGTGGCCACAGAATTACAGATGGCGAATTAAGTAAAGGTTATTTCTTCCAACCGACAATTATTTTAGTGGATAACAATGATAACAAATTAGCACAAGAAGAAATCTTCGGACCTGTCTTAACTGTAATCAAAGTTAAAGACGACGATGAAGCTATCCGCATTGCTAACGATTCTGAATACGGTTTAGCTGGCGGTGTGTTCTCACAAAATATCAACCGTGCTTTAAATATTGCACGTGCAGTACGCACTGGCCGTATGTGGATCAACACTTATAACCAAGTACCGGAAGGTGCTCCATTCGGCGGTTATAAAAAATCAGGTATCGGTAGAGAAACTTATAAAGGCGCATTAAAAAATTATCAACAAGTTAAAAATATCTTTATTGATACAAGCAATAAACCAAAAGGATTATATGAATCAGGACAAAGTGATGTCTTAGATCATGATGATCATAAATTCTAA